The Megalops cyprinoides isolate fMegCyp1 chromosome 19, fMegCyp1.pri, whole genome shotgun sequence genome has a window encoding:
- the hspb9 gene encoding heat shock protein beta-9 produces the protein MQSTVTESLFAGDPFFEGTRVLWPLRRGVLADMREDFFQRRSAMVDSFLREFRDAFPYDFLKGAALPSSRGPLGALTNGEAHKPGMELSLDVREFSPEDITVKLAGRQLAVVATKQAEGGEARCSGFVQKIDLPEHVNLTALTCSLTADGLLKIEAPATAHSSEERTVPIRFRTSLNVPISNSKKEEDKSQAT, from the coding sequence ATGCAGTCCACTGTAACAGAGAGCCTGTTCGCCGGGGACCCCTTCTTCGAGGGGACGCGGGTGCTTTGGCCACTGCGCCGCGGTGTTCTGGCCGACATGCGGGAGGACTTCTTCCAGAGGAGGTCTGCCATGGTGGACAGCTTCCTGAGGGAGTTCAGGGACGCCTTCCCCTACGACTTCCTGAAGGGCGCCGCACTCCCGTCGTCCCGCGGGCCGCTCGGCGCCCTCACCAACGGCGAGGCCCACAAGCCTGGCATGGAGCTGTCCCTGGACGTGCGGGAGTTCTCCCCAGAGGACATCACGGTCAAGCTGGCGGGCCGGCAGCTGGCTGTCGTTGCCACCAAGCAGGCGGAGGGCGGGGAGGCCCGGTGCAGTGGCTTCGTGCAGAAGATCGACCTGCCCGAGCACGTCAACCTGACGGCCCTCACCTGCTCCCTGACTGCCGATGGGCTGCTGAAGATTGAGGCGCCGGCAACAGCGCACTCTTCCGAGGAGCGCACTGTCCCCATCCGGTTCAGGACGTCCCTGAACGTCCCcatcagcaacagcaaaaaggaGGAGGACAAAAGCCAAGCAACCTAG